The DNA segment gtttttttaaacagaaacccctattttttattgtaaattcttATAACCAATAACAAGACTCTTTTAAAACAGTATAATTAAGTTTCATTAAGCAAAACTATTTGAGATATGCCCAACCAAAGTTTAATATTAGCATTATCCAAGATGCACCATGCAAAGAACGCCCAGTGACATTCTCCAAATCATTCAAGGGCAAAACAATATCATCATATTATGGGAGGTAACTAGGTACTCtacaacttttgtataaaaaatttccaaaaatcttttcaaaataatgcaATGCCCTGACCCTTACGTTACATCCTATTGTGgaccaatttttatattgcactactACTGATGTGTATAATTTAAGCTATGTTCTGATATATTGCCTgtgctaaaaatttataattcatattaccattatatgtattattacatatgtatgtacactaTAGTATAGGTATACTatccctataagcgctacaatattatttaatattaatagaaattgattatatgtatactcttttgataatattatatgaatattatataaatattatatgaaaagtaaataatattatttatttcaacattttaaattattggaaatatttttaatgtaacaattacaaaaaagtttataaatattttacacataattcacattaattttttaactaaaataacattcgtagaacattttcataatattccatagatattgaaataatataccataaatattatataaagcagacatataacattaatacaatattcctacaatattaaaataatattaaaaatatttaataatactctcagaatattattttaatattattttaatttttaataatattcgtataatattctagaaacattgtagcgcttataaatatatactatattgtATATTAGAATATAGTACATATTATTACATActagattttcagtattagcAGTGAATTTCAGAATGCAAtcctattattattaatttgaaaaattctagataaataataatttagaagtTGATGCTACGTTAACaatacttttctaatttttattatagataattGAAAAAGATAACATTCATttacgataaagataataataaagataatacaaataacatattttaatataaaaataagataaagttatttttttatttaaataattatctagataattttatacagataataGTGGCAACACTAGTAGCGAACATAGTCCTAGTATCAAGagacaaaaaaatttctgataattaatttgaaatctCGAGTTTATCTAACACAACATAAATTCGAGAGCAATACCTGAGATGAGGCAATACCTTAGTCCAACCGTCAAGATTATCCTGATTCCTGGGAAAGCCATCAATGAGGAAGCGGCGGTGTGGGTTATCGGAAATTTGCATGGCGCGGTCGATGAGGCTGCAAGTGATCTCCACGGGGACAATTGTGCCGTTCCTAATATGCGTCTCGATGAGCTCGCCATACTCCGAACCGGGCTTGACGCGTTCCTCGCGCAGCAAGTCGCCGGCCGATAGATGAGCGTAACCGTAATGCTCGACAATGTAGCGACAAAGAGTACCCTTGCCGGCACCCGGGCCGCCCAGGATAAACATCACCTCCGGCTTTTGCGTCGTGACGGCAGACATCGCGTGAATACAACGTCGCGCACCGGCCGCGAGAGCCCGTAACATGTACAGAAATTCGTCGCAATGTCCATATGCACACGTTAATCAGTCCAACCCTACCTCGCATGCACGCGGCAGTTATACTAGCGCCATTTTTAAAAGACACATCGTCGAAAACGCGGAAAACCGTGATCTTTCAAATCAATGATGATCGAAGTTCAAGTTTTTAAGGAAGTATTATCTATTCAATccctgtaaaataaattaaaattagaaatgtatttatactttaaataaacttatataaactgtgtctataatatttttattttacaaatttttatagtttatttgttttatttgtaagtaaactaaaaaatttttgtttattaaaaattatcaaattatagtTAATATGACGTTCCTCAAATCTCAGATCTCAAATCTGTCTTTGTGTTGCTTAGTATACGTTACCATATAAGAGACAAAACAGATTTGAAAtctaaaaaacgtttataatcGATAttcataccgtttgttttctgttcctgaactccctgaattagtgcacttaaaatgaaatagatatatatttgaaagttagtgaaagcaagaaggaacgttccagtgcagtctagtgcaggaatagaaaacaagcctatagtcgattattcttctataaatcgaaaacacacaccttccataaccgtaaccataagacgaaccttaagaattagccaatcacagtcaagaattaagaaataagaatctgaattctcgactgtgattggctaattcttacggtacgtcttatgattatggaaggtgtgtgttatagcctttaTAGCTTTTAATCCCGGTCAACAATAAGTGTACTAAGCCTTAAGTcgtaaaaaattgaccaatcatagttgaatataaaaagaataatcgactatggttggtcaatttcttacgacTTAAGACTTACTACACCTACTGTAGACCGGGACTTAAggattggtttataatagccgttacagtaagaaattcaccaatcatagtcgatttttcttctata comes from the Solenopsis invicta isolate M01_SB chromosome 14, UNIL_Sinv_3.0, whole genome shotgun sequence genome and includes:
- the LOC105192860 gene encoding UMP-CMP kinase yields the protein MLRALAAGARRCIHAMSAVTTQKPEVMFILGGPGAGKGTLCRYIVEHYGYAHLSAGDLLREERVKPGSEYGELIETHIRNGTIVPVEITCSLIDRAMQISDNPHRRFLIDGFPRNQDNLDGWTKVMSDKVILKGVIFCECSQEVCTRRCLNRGASGSGRSDDNEQSLVLRHQTYLKNTLPIIEMYERQGLVYKVDSMKTPEELMYWLNIPSQMYNDTM